A part of Aurantimicrobium sp. MWH-Uga1 genomic DNA contains:
- a CDS encoding ParB/RepB/Spo0J family partition protein, translating to MATNKRTGLGRGIGSLIPTAPNAERPVDVFFPDQTATGSIPVAADQQSDLVEVPGARLAYISPNLVVPNPQQPRKVFNPEDLAELVHSIREIGILQPIVVRSIPGSDNYELIMGERRLRASKEVGLEQIPVIIRETADEDMLRDALLENLHRSQLNPLEEASAYQQLMADFGITQEQLAERIGRSRPQISNTIRLLRLPPLVQKRVAAGVLSAGHARAILSVSDPEAMQRLADKIVNEDLSVRAAEALAGEAPTAKKPKPVAGTRRGHLDEIAERLGDRLDTRVKIQLSAKKGLISIEFATIGDLNRILTELGETPFGSN from the coding sequence ATGGCAACGAATAAGCGCACAGGCTTAGGCCGAGGCATTGGTTCGCTCATTCCCACTGCGCCCAATGCTGAGCGTCCGGTAGATGTCTTTTTCCCCGACCAAACAGCAACAGGCTCCATTCCTGTTGCCGCAGATCAACAGTCAGACTTGGTTGAGGTTCCCGGCGCACGCCTGGCTTACATCTCCCCTAACCTGGTGGTTCCCAACCCACAACAACCCCGTAAAGTATTCAACCCTGAAGACCTTGCTGAACTGGTTCACAGCATTCGTGAAATAGGCATCTTGCAACCCATTGTGGTTCGCAGTATCCCCGGTTCCGACAATTACGAACTCATCATGGGTGAGCGACGTCTGCGTGCGTCGAAAGAAGTGGGCCTCGAGCAAATCCCCGTCATCATCCGTGAGACCGCGGACGAAGACATGCTTCGTGACGCGTTGCTGGAGAACCTGCACCGCTCACAACTCAACCCATTGGAAGAAGCTTCTGCGTACCAGCAACTCATGGCTGACTTCGGAATTACTCAGGAGCAACTCGCTGAGCGCATTGGCCGCTCCCGTCCACAGATCTCAAACACCATCCGTTTGCTACGTCTGCCACCACTTGTTCAAAAGCGGGTGGCTGCCGGTGTTCTCAGTGCCGGTCACGCCCGTGCCATTTTGTCTGTTTCAGACCCTGAGGCCATGCAGCGCCTCGCCGACAAGATTGTTAATGAGGATCTCTCAGTTCGCGCCGCAGAGGCGCTCGCAGGCGAGGCCCCCACAGCAAAGAAGCCCAAGCCCGTAGCGGGAACACGTCGAGGTCACCTCGATGAGATTGCTGAGCGACTCGGAGATCGCCTAGACACTCGTGTAAAAATCCAGCTCAGCGCTAAAAAAGGCCTGATCAGCATCGAATTTGCAACTATCGGCGACCTCAACAGAATCCTCACCGAGCTCGGCGAGACTCCGTTTGGTAGCAACTAG
- a CDS encoding ParA family protein has translation MKHPEETSTTSPVDVDSPLAKELSDLTARRRILDQTPPPLPQRPRVFTVSNQKGGVGKTTTTVNIAAALARFGAKVLVIDLDPQGNASTALGIEHHGEVPSIYDVLVEGKPLAEVIQKSTEEGELYCAPSNLDLAGAELQMYGRDRREYLLRDALEQLFARPGNDYNYVFIDCPPSLGLLTINAFTCAREVLIPIQCEYYALEGLSQLLNTIEMINQGLNPYLQVSTILLTMFDSRTRLAHEVAEDVRTHFPQQVLKAVIPRAVRVSEAPSYSQTVVSYDTMSVGSISYIEAAHEIALRGAPPSHRPPAQEATHGNE, from the coding sequence GTGAAACATCCTGAAGAAACGAGCACAACGTCCCCCGTTGACGTTGATTCGCCGTTGGCTAAGGAGCTCAGTGACCTGACGGCACGACGTCGAATTCTTGACCAAACACCCCCACCACTTCCCCAGCGCCCCCGCGTCTTTACCGTCTCCAACCAAAAGGGTGGAGTGGGTAAAACCACAACCACGGTCAACATTGCAGCAGCTTTAGCTCGCTTTGGTGCCAAAGTGCTCGTCATTGATCTTGATCCTCAGGGAAATGCTTCGACTGCGCTGGGAATTGAACACCATGGTGAAGTCCCCAGTATTTATGACGTACTCGTCGAGGGAAAACCACTCGCAGAAGTTATTCAAAAGAGCACAGAAGAAGGCGAGTTATATTGCGCGCCCTCCAACCTGGACCTCGCTGGCGCAGAACTGCAGATGTATGGTCGTGACCGTCGTGAATACTTATTACGTGACGCGTTGGAACAGCTTTTCGCTCGCCCCGGCAATGACTACAACTACGTGTTTATCGACTGCCCACCCTCATTAGGCCTGCTCACCATTAATGCGTTTACCTGCGCGCGCGAAGTATTAATTCCTATACAGTGCGAGTATTACGCCCTCGAGGGGCTGTCCCAGCTACTCAACACCATAGAGATGATCAATCAGGGCCTCAACCCCTATCTCCAGGTATCCACAATCTTGCTCACGATGTTTGATAGCAGAACCAGATTGGCTCACGAAGTGGCAGAGGATGTGCGCACCCACTTCCCACAGCAAGTGCTTAAGGCTGTCATTCCTCGTGCCGTGCGCGTATCTGAAGCTCCCAGCTATAGTCAGACCGTCGTGAGCTACGACACGATGTCTGTTGGCTCTATTTCTTACATTGAAGCCGCCCACGAGATTGCTCTGCGCGGCGCACCGCCCTCACATCGTCCCCCAGCACAGGAGGCCACACATGGCAACGAATAA
- a CDS encoding D-alanine--D-alanine ligase has translation MSSLTIAVLSGGISHEREVSLRSGRRVADALIARGHTVTIIDPDASLFATLASLKPDVVWPALHGASGEDGAILDLLRAAGYAYVGPSAQAARLAWSKPVAKTLVSRAGVATAPSLTIAREAFRELGAGSVLQLIGSELGNHVVVKPASGGSAQGVSIVTKAEDLPRAMVDAFTYHDVALIEKYISGTEVALTVTDGPSGAQALPAVEIVPLEGVYSFEARYNAGETTFFVPARLSDQVSAAIASAAVTVHETLGLSQISRIDLIVDDSGVPWFLEANSLPGLTETSSAPLAIEASGVDVGALYEALARAAQN, from the coding sequence TTGTCTTCTCTCACCATTGCGGTTCTTTCCGGTGGAATCTCTCACGAGCGTGAAGTATCGTTACGCTCTGGTCGACGTGTTGCCGATGCGCTGATTGCTCGCGGTCACACTGTGACCATCATTGACCCTGATGCTTCTTTGTTTGCCACCCTTGCCTCGCTCAAGCCAGATGTTGTGTGGCCCGCATTACACGGGGCAAGCGGGGAAGACGGTGCGATTCTTGATCTGCTCAGAGCTGCTGGATATGCCTATGTTGGCCCTTCTGCTCAGGCAGCTCGATTGGCCTGGTCAAAGCCGGTTGCTAAAACTCTGGTGTCGCGTGCTGGAGTAGCCACGGCACCTTCTCTGACTATTGCGCGTGAAGCGTTTCGTGAACTTGGTGCTGGTTCAGTTTTGCAGTTAATTGGCTCTGAACTGGGAAATCATGTCGTTGTTAAGCCTGCATCAGGCGGTTCTGCGCAGGGTGTTTCAATTGTGACCAAGGCAGAAGACCTCCCGCGCGCGATGGTGGATGCATTTACGTATCACGACGTTGCCCTGATTGAAAAATACATCTCTGGCACTGAAGTCGCCTTAACCGTCACTGATGGCCCTTCTGGAGCTCAAGCCCTCCCCGCGGTGGAAATAGTTCCACTTGAGGGCGTTTATAGCTTTGAGGCCCGCTATAACGCTGGAGAGACCACGTTCTTTGTCCCTGCTCGCTTGTCAGATCAGGTTTCAGCCGCGATTGCCTCGGCTGCCGTGACAGTGCATGAAACTCTGGGGCTCTCTCAGATTTCGCGCATCGACCTCATCGTGGATGACTCCGGGGTTCCCTGGTTCCTGGAAGCGAACTCCCTGCCCGGACTCACTGAGACGTCTAGTGCCCCGCTTGCAATTGAGGCATCCGGTGTAGACGTGGGCGCACTCTACGAAGCACTCGCCCGCGCAGCTCAAAACTAG
- the rsmG gene encoding 16S rRNA (guanine(527)-N(7))-methyltransferase RsmG encodes MTPEFEAEPAQAAQIFGEHIDLARQFTANLAQYGEELGLIGPLELPRLWTRHILNCAIVAPLLRGRVGDVGSGAGLPGLVLAIARPDVDFTLIEPMERRTAWLNDQVAELGLTNVTVVRDRAEDVRRDVLLDQVTARAVSALKKLIPMTAPLVRPGGELVLMKGAGAQAEIEAAAKQIKAFKLHNVEVLTLGEGLLDDVTRVVRATVE; translated from the coding sequence GTGACTCCGGAATTTGAAGCGGAGCCAGCTCAAGCGGCTCAAATATTTGGCGAACACATTGATTTAGCGCGCCAATTTACAGCTAACCTTGCGCAATATGGTGAGGAACTGGGCCTCATTGGCCCACTCGAGCTTCCTCGGCTGTGGACTCGTCACATCCTCAACTGCGCCATTGTTGCGCCACTTCTCCGCGGACGCGTCGGCGACGTAGGAAGTGGAGCGGGCCTGCCTGGCCTCGTTCTTGCTATTGCTCGCCCAGATGTGGACTTTACTCTCATCGAGCCCATGGAGCGCCGAACTGCTTGGCTGAATGATCAGGTAGCCGAACTGGGTCTCACCAACGTCACTGTTGTTCGTGATCGCGCCGAAGACGTCCGCCGCGACGTGTTGCTTGACCAGGTCACAGCACGGGCTGTCAGCGCGTTGAAGAAACTGATCCCCATGACAGCACCGCTGGTTCGCCCTGGCGGAGAACTAGTGTTGATGAAGGGCGCTGGTGCTCAGGCCGAAATTGAGGCGGCTGCCAAGCAAATCAAAGCATTCAAGCTGCATAACGTTGAGGTCCTGACACTGGGCGAGGGGCTCCTCGATGACGTAACGAGGGTGGTTCGGGCTACAGTTGAGTAG
- a CDS encoding R3H domain-containing nucleic acid-binding protein, translating to MSEIEAKAAPTLKDLENEGDVAADYIEELLDIADLDGDLDIDARNGRAYVSVTASEQGNVRVLSRPETVAALQELTRLAVQNKTGQFSRLILDVGGSRQTREQELAALVDAAAARLENGASAAALPPMSSYERKLVHDLVSERGLVSHSDGEGKDRHTVITAGK from the coding sequence GTGTCTGAAATCGAAGCAAAAGCAGCTCCAACCCTCAAAGACCTCGAAAACGAGGGCGATGTCGCCGCTGATTACATTGAAGAACTTCTTGATATCGCCGATTTGGACGGAGACCTCGACATCGATGCCCGTAATGGTCGTGCCTATGTCTCTGTAACCGCTTCAGAGCAGGGAAACGTTCGAGTACTTTCTCGCCCCGAAACAGTAGCGGCACTGCAAGAACTGACCCGTCTTGCCGTTCAAAACAAGACTGGCCAGTTTTCTCGCCTCATCCTGGATGTCGGTGGCTCACGCCAAACCCGCGAACAGGAACTCGCAGCACTTGTCGACGCAGCAGCGGCTCGTCTGGAAAACGGCGCTTCAGCTGCCGCGCTTCCTCCCATGAGCTCTTATGAACGCAAGCTTGTGCACGATCTTGTGAGTGAACGAGGCCTGGTGTCTCACTCTGACGGCGAGGGCAAAGACCGCCACACCGTCATCACTGCCGGCAAATAG
- the trxA gene encoding thioredoxin: MSAAPAVTDASFDADVLKSTKPVLVDFWAEWCGPCRAVGPILDQLRAEHGDKLEIVKLNVDENPQTAMAYQITSIPAMKVFVNGEVAKTIIGAKPKPALEHDLADFIG; the protein is encoded by the coding sequence ATGTCTGCAGCACCCGCAGTAACTGACGCAAGCTTTGACGCAGACGTCCTCAAGAGCACTAAGCCTGTTCTCGTGGACTTCTGGGCAGAATGGTGTGGCCCTTGCCGCGCCGTAGGGCCCATCCTTGACCAGCTTCGTGCTGAGCACGGTGACAAGTTAGAAATCGTCAAGCTCAACGTGGATGAGAACCCACAGACAGCTATGGCCTATCAAATCACCTCAATTCCTGCGATGAAGGTTTTCGTCAACGGTGAGGTTGCAAAGACCATCATTGGAGCTAAGCCCAAGCCTGCTCTTGAGCACGATCTCGCCGACTTTATCGGCTAA
- a CDS encoding PLP-dependent aminotransferase family protein has product MAETNETGQEINLDPWFNHYASRTSGLSASEVRALFAVASRPEVVSLAGGMPYVRALPESLVNGALEKVMSENGPMAMQYGSGQGIPALREQILEIMALEGISASVDDVVVTTGSQQALDLVTKLFIDPGDVILAEAPSYVGAIGVFRSYQADVVHVLMDEHGLIPDKLREAISEVKASGRTIKFLYTIPNFHNPAGVTLSAERRPEILQICQDNGILILEDNPYGLLSFEGDVPPAIRSLNEDGVIYLGSFSKTLAPGFRVGWALAPHAIREKLVLAAESAILCPSSFSQMVISEYLSQADWKGQIETFRGVYKERRDAMLDALNEYLPDLSWNVPNGGFYIWCTLPENLDSKAMLPRAVSELVAYTPGTAFFADGTGRHNIRLSFCYPPPENIRIGIRRLATVIRGELDLLADFAGTGSLIASPGDDNVIAPPPDLS; this is encoded by the coding sequence GTGGCCGAGACTAACGAGACGGGTCAAGAAATCAACCTTGACCCCTGGTTCAATCATTACGCCAGCCGAACCTCCGGTCTGAGCGCCTCTGAAGTGCGCGCGCTTTTCGCTGTTGCCTCACGCCCCGAAGTTGTCTCCTTGGCCGGCGGAATGCCCTATGTTCGGGCGCTTCCTGAGTCGTTAGTCAACGGTGCTCTCGAGAAGGTCATGAGTGAGAACGGCCCGATGGCGATGCAATACGGGTCGGGTCAAGGAATTCCTGCGTTGCGTGAGCAGATCCTTGAAATCATGGCCCTTGAAGGCATTAGTGCCTCTGTTGACGACGTTGTTGTGACCACCGGGAGCCAGCAAGCTCTGGATTTGGTCACCAAGTTGTTTATTGATCCCGGTGACGTGATTCTTGCTGAAGCTCCCAGTTATGTTGGCGCTATCGGTGTTTTTCGCAGTTATCAAGCCGATGTCGTGCACGTCCTCATGGACGAGCACGGCCTTATTCCCGACAAGCTACGTGAGGCAATTTCTGAGGTTAAGGCTTCTGGTCGCACCATCAAGTTCCTCTACACAATCCCGAATTTCCACAACCCTGCTGGTGTGACTCTTTCTGCTGAGCGTCGTCCGGAAATTCTTCAGATTTGTCAGGACAACGGCATTCTCATCTTGGAAGACAACCCCTACGGTTTGCTCTCCTTTGAAGGGGATGTTCCTCCTGCCATTCGTTCCTTGAACGAAGACGGTGTGATCTATTTGGGGTCGTTCTCCAAGACATTGGCTCCCGGTTTCCGCGTGGGGTGGGCTTTAGCTCCCCACGCCATCCGAGAAAAGCTCGTTTTAGCTGCAGAATCAGCAATTTTGTGCCCCAGTTCATTTAGCCAAATGGTGATTAGTGAATATTTGAGCCAAGCAGACTGGAAAGGCCAGATCGAAACATTCCGCGGGGTCTACAAGGAACGTCGCGATGCAATGTTGGATGCACTGAATGAGTATTTGCCAGATTTGAGTTGGAATGTTCCCAACGGTGGGTTTTACATCTGGTGCACACTGCCGGAAAACCTCGATTCCAAGGCGATGTTGCCTCGTGCCGTCTCAGAATTGGTTGCCTACACACCGGGTACCGCATTCTTTGCCGACGGCACAGGTCGACACAACATACGGCTGTCTTTCTGCTATCCCCCACCAGAGAACATCAGAATCGGTATTCGACGTCTTGCCACGGTCATTCGCGGCGAACTTGACCTGCTCGCTGATTTTGCCGGCACGGGTTCTCTCATTGCTTCTCCCGGTGACGATAACGTCATTGCTCCACCACCAGATCTCAGCTAG